DNA from Eucalyptus grandis isolate ANBG69807.140 chromosome 5, ASM1654582v1, whole genome shotgun sequence:
TTTGCTGTAAAATTGACAACTCCATGCAATTGGGTGGCATAGCAAGTAAGACACACTCCAATACCAGTAGGGACCAGATTCTTTTTTATCAGCTAGAGCCTAGCGCAACTTAATACTCAGTGCTAAGACAGAGTTCAAGGAAAACAACCTTGCCAAACAACATTTCATCTAAATAAGCACAAgaagtgggaaaaaaaattaaataatttctcctCTCATAGTATATACAGTCAATTTCCAATAAAGCGAATATCGACAAAGCAAACTGAATATGAGAGAAACATAGGCGCTACCTACCCATCAAGCAAATGAAGGTTTCAAGGATTTCCTTGTACCTTGTCTTGAAATGCTCAAGTGATGCTGGGGCAACCGAAAACATCATTTTGCTCCTTCAAATGGATGGATTGCCTTTGATCCTCCACATGTTGAAGTTGTGATGATAATTGAAGCAAGTTCATTGTAGTACCACCACCTTCAGGAGAAAGGTTGTCTTTGGAGTTTACAAAACCTGATCCCCCAAAATCCCATCAGAGATCTCCAAATCAGAAACCAAGGGGATGACCTGGGAGGTTTCCTTCTGCAGAGTCCATCACTGATGAAGACAATTTTTTCAACTCCACCCCCGCGGAGGCATGCGAACTCATATCCACCAGCTTGTCGGTTGCTCTGCACAGAGAGGAATGATAGTCGGTGCCTGCCATGACCAAAGACTGAGCCATGGGAATTCGGGAGTGGCTTGTAGAATGTTGCTCTACACCGTAATTGCTTTGCTGTGATGTTAATTAAAACAACATTCACCGGGCTCATACATCAACCATTCACTACTCATAGAGCCAACAAAACCTGCTTCTCTTTTCATATATGTCAGCTTCGTGACCCTTTTCCACATCACACGCTGTCATTACTGCAACGTCCAGACCATTCACTTCTCTAATTTGTCAGTTAATTAGCAGATTTCAACCAAGCACGCGACCATCGACATGTCAATCCAgcggaattcaaataaaaagtcTTCATACCTGGCCAGTGCTCCCATCGAGGACGATGTCAAACCTCATGGCCTAAATGGGGAAAAAACGCCTCGATCCCATTGTCCTTCAACTCCGAGATCCTGAAATTCGACAAAGCGTTGCGGTTCTCCTCCTGAGCCACCCCATCATCGCCGTCGCTCAAcctcgccttcttcttcttcttcttcttccccttcaagTTCTCAGGGTCGACCAGCTCGGAGCTGGTCTCGCTCGTCTTCCTCGTCGTCCTCGCACAACTCTAGCGccttcctcttcatctccttcttcgcATCCCCTTGATGCTCCAGGAGCTTCGGCTGCTTGGATTCGGAGTCTTTGCTGccgctcttcttttccttcttgtgCTTCTTGTCCGACGTCGGAGACTCGAAGCCGCCGTCGGCCTCGAGCTGGACCTtcgccttcatcttcttctctttgctcttgcttttggaTTTCTTCAGGGATTGAGCTGAATCGGACACAACTATCAAAGGCATCGATGAAGCTGTCGGGAACGGCGAGAGGAGTTTAGGGGacgggaggagagggagggggtggttttgtcctttcttctcttctccttccgTGCTCGATCTCCGCGTTGGAAACAATcgaaggcggaggcggaggcagaggAGGCTCGGGACCCAGCTGCGATCAGCAGGGCTCTCGGGGCGATGTGCCAGCAGCAGACCGGCGATGCTTTTGGGGAGgcggagaaggagaagaagcatgAGGCCCTCAGGTCCCGACCATCGACCTCGAGGGCTCGGAGTCGGAGTTCGTCGGAGGGAATCAAGGTCCAGAAGTTGCCGAGAGACCAACGCGAGCACAAACCTTCTGCTCGATCTTCGTGGGAACAGTCAGAGGCGAAGGGGGTCGGGACCCGACAGCGACTGGCGAGGCTCTTGGAGGAGGCGACGTGCCAGACGCAgatgaccggcgaggcttttgaggaggcggaggcggaagCGGAGGGCCTGAAATGCGCGGAGAAGGAAACACAGGGCTGTCGTTCTCTGTTCATTCTCTTAAGAGGGgagaaaaaacccaaaaaattcgGGCGGGAGCTCACGAATTTCTTGACCCATTGACCTGTCTTTTCCTCTGCCGGCGAGCCGAGCCAAGCCGAGCTGAGCGGGTCCTTTCATTTTCCAACGAGTCCCCCAGGACAGGTGTCGATACCTGAGTGGTAAGTGCGCACCACGTCAGCGGATGACGTGGCACGCACATActactgaatattttctcctcttcaaCATATTCCTATCCTTCACGATTATTTGACCAAGTGAAAACACTCCCTTTCACACTCTTCATTTCAAGCCAAAATGCTTCAAATTTAAATGACTTGACTCTCTTAACCGGTTCAACTGAAAAGACAATAAAAGAGGGCAATGATCAAAACCAATGGCTGATAATGCACATGCTTCTGCTTCTAGGTACAAAAGTCTCCATTTGATATTACAAGTTACCCGATCCAACCTCTCTTCAACATATTCCTCTCCTTCACAATTATTTGACCAAGTGAAAACACATCCGTTACTCTCCATGTCCATCAAATGACAAGCATTTAAAAAGTCTCTGAAAGCACTTAACCTGTGATTTTCCATCATTCTTTTACGCACCTTCTCccaatgatacaaaatttcattaaaatcatcTAAACATACCCAAGGTAATTGTTCCTGCAAGTTTAAGCTCTCAATTTTCTCCCATAAATCCAACTGttcttgaaaagaaattggTGCATGGATAAAAGTCAATCTgctctgtttttctctctcaagATCTTCATAAATAACGTCGATGAACTCATCTTTATCTAAATCTACCCTTATATTCGTTCCTTCATTCCAAAAAAGAGTCAAACCCCCTACAATTCCTGTTGAATTAACCGCAAAATAGTGCTTCAGACTGCTTCCTTATGATTCTTAGTCTCCATTAAAAAATCAAGTTGGGCCTTTGTTGAGCCAAAATGGCTCTCAATGCCTAGACTATCAAAGGTATGCCCAATCCCTGATAGTTCCAACAAAGAAGTTTCATATGTCTCTTCATATATCTCTCGGTAGCTTATTAGGggtagccaccaaagcccatatTCTAGAATTCAACGCCTCTTGAATCGGAGTATCCATAAGTAGCCTCTCATCCAATATTTGCAATGGTTTGATTCTCTGATCATATGGACAATATCTACTGCCTTTATTTCGTGTTGCTGAggatgcttttcttttcttcctttgtaGCTTTTCCTCCACAAACTGTGATGGAGGGAGCTCTACAGGCAGATTAAGAGCCATTGTATGGGAAGGAAAGTCTTCTGTTCTCGGTTCTGCCTCAATAGATGACATGTCTACTTCGATGAGTTTTCTCTTACCTCTTTCATCCTGTGGGGGGCCTTGCTGAAAATGGGAGCTATTTGGCTCCTTCACAATTAGAGCTAATTGTCCAGAATTAATTGTAGCTTCAGGCACGATCTCACCCAGCTCCTACTCAGTAATATCTCCATAAAAGGACTCCCAGAAAGGGCTATTGGCATTTGTTTCAGCCTTTAGCCAAGAGCCAGAGTATATTATCATTACTGGAGAAAAAATCCTCATCATAGGGTACTAACTTGCAGTTTTTTGCATTATGGCCAATCCTATTGCATGAGCAGCAGAATGGGGAAGTCGTTCATATCTAAATCTAGCCAATATTCCTTTCCTTGAAATGTTGAAATCATCCCAAATAGTAAAGGAGTGGACAGCTTCAAAGTAACCCTTGTTCCTATTACGATGGACGCAAAGCCTCTAGTTTCAATTTTAACCTCATTTACACTTCCACTAACTCAACAATTTTCCGGATGGCTTCTTCTGTTCTCCCCTCAATAGGCAATCCATGAATTAGCGTCCAAAATGCACAGGAATCAGATTTAATATCGTGCGGAGGAGTACTTGGCTCCCATGGCTTAAGAACAAGGAGATGCCTAGTAAAAGACCAAGCGCCCGACCTTAAAATCCTGTTTTTCTCTTCTATTGAAGAAGactcaagaaattttcttttgtattttaacATAATCAAGTTGAATTCAAGCGAAACTTGAATATGTCAATTTTCTTCTCGAATTGAGTTCGAACAAGAAATTTCAATACATGATCAAGCTCAGCTGGATTGAAGTTTTGAGCATCAAGAATGTGAGTCAAGCTAGACATTGTATTAGCTGGTCTTAATTCGATTACGCTTCTATCCCGAGTGCTGGACCTAGGACCTGAAAGGTTGATTGCGGATCTCAGCACATGGACTAAAGACACCACCCAAACAGGTTATCACATGAGCGGGGCCGAGACTCCACCATTAGACTCAGGACCTCAGCCTTCGACTCAAGTTATGAATTATAGAAATATAAATGCAGTGGTCAATTTGTATTAATGTAGATAATTCCATATTAGGAACGATGTTGCGCAAACCGGACCACGCAATACACCTCAACGCAAGCTATCATCAGAGTTTTCAATAAGAAATAGAGAAACGAGATCAAGGCAGCTCCTAAaaacagtttttctttttttttttgggagattcTCAAGGAAgctcctgaattttttttgggtgcaaatgataattattttgtttcataaatcaatttttggacagaaatatatattttttatttctattccccagacaagtttttgagtaaacaaacgtgtttgataatgacataaaatttctccctctcAAGCAGCGGGCAGGCTAGTGGCGACTAGCAATGGATAGTAGGTGGTAAGGAGCGGGTGGCTGGTGGCCAGCTAGAAGGGAGGGTGagcaatgagaaaattttttatttctcttttttgtttcagaaataaaaaaataaaataaattacttttcatttcttgatcaaaaatttgttttaaaaatagaaaaatgaaattatattataaataaatttttatttcaaatttatttttaaaaagtaaaaaataaaaatataaaatagttaTGATGCGCATTTCTATTCCTATATCCAAATCCCCATggccttcctttttttttttttttttttccctctttttgtgTTGTACTCTCCAGTGAAGAATCGAAAGGCCCTTAAACATCATCTAACATTTCCTTGATTCCTGTTCCAAAGTCTTTTCCGTGTGTCTAGACTTAGGCAACCCATTCCTTtaagttaatatcacaaaaaaaattaaattaatatatttataataatataataaaataattttattagtactaaaaactttcaaattgatacacttataacaaatttatctttaatttctaTTAGATTTCATCGTCAAATTACATGACAGTTGGtgaatgtactaatttgaggttttatcTTTCATTTGTCAAACACaaattaatttaagttaaattTGTCCAAGTatattgatttaggatttttcgtgaTTTATTaactcttcccttttattctcTACTCTTTAAGGCTTTGGcccattttttgggaaaatccCAAATAAGGGCCCAAGataccttctttttttcaaataagagtctgaaatgaacattatttcaaataaagacttaaaGTGTCATCATTTTTTCAAGTAAGGGTTCAAAGTatatcttatttcaaataagcgCTTAAAGAAACTATatctatttcaaataaaggccagACTTTTCGTTTGGTCAAGGGCATTTagtcatttgaattttttcctttgtttctttttttttttttttgcttttctagtttttctttcttcttcattggaaaGGGttaggcaagggttggcctcacctagagTTGACGAGGGCTTGGTGACTCTTGCCCTAGGAGAGGCCGCCCTTGTAGCCATCGACGAGGTCAACCCTCGCTAGATTGAGGCGAGGGTCACCTCACCAGCAACCAGCCAAGGTAGTTGAGCCCTCGTTGGCCCTAGGCGAGATCAACCTTGGTAGAGTCCTTGTTGACAACCATTGGCCCttagctggaaaaaaaaaattgaaaaaaggaaaggaaagaaaagaaaagaatataaaatagTTCAAAACTAAAATTGTTATTAGAAGAAAACACCCTTGATCGGTCAAAATATTTAGCTGACCAACGACCGATGAGGTTAGTCCCTTATTTAAAATGACAATGGCtactttaggtctttatttaaaataatcatggacacaaagttcatttcgagctcttatttgaaaaaatgatgataCTTTAAACTTCTATATAgaaatttccccttttttgaTTTGCTTTTGAGCGTAGCTTGTGCCTTAATGGCTGTGCTTGTTAGAGCGTTgctccccttttccttttttatcgaGTTGTGTGACAGGCTAGTTCACAAAAGTCGAAATTCGACTCGGATATACCATTTCATGAGATAAATTCTacgtttaaaaattgaaattaaaaaatgcgAATGCGAAATCACGTGATATCCCTATTTTGATTACGAATTTACAAGTCAAGTTCTACTATTcttattcttaatttttatggaaatcCATGAGaaatttttgagcaaaaatttatgtgtcaatgAAATTGGACTTCATTTATGAATCATGGAACTATAAGTGCAGTCATCAATTGATACCAATGTATCGCATGACGAGTCGATATCATGAACTGGGAGTACCCGTTTTCTGTAGTGGGCACATTATCATTGTACGGCGGGGCCGGCCAATCTCACAAAATCAACTGGCCATTGGCTTTCAACCTCTTTACCCCGAGCACTTGACCACATGTTCCTTGTCTCCTGGACAACGTGCAAATTCCTTGCTCGCACCTATCTTcacttcaacaaaaataaaaataaaaattaataatcccTTAAGCGATATATTGAGTCTATTTGGACATTAAATCATCCCATTTTATCAGCCTTTCCTTACTCTTATGATCTAATTTGAATTAGTCACCTAATATGAATGGATATATGTAAGAACAAGACACACAACAATCGACTCTTCGTATCATCAAATATAAACAATGTCACATGTGAACAATTTATCGCATACTGTGTCTTATTCGGATCCAATGTGTTCTTGATACCGATCACCTGAAAGTTAAGTTTTtgataaaagtaataaaaaagatAAGTTTTTATCTCATTGTAATTGCCTTTTCGAGATAATTTCACTATTAGTAGTACTGACATGTTGTTCTTATCCGATTGAGTTAGTGCAAGCACACTCAATTTAGGGTTGTGGAGAGAGACATGCAAGTCATTGTCTTCACATTTTTGGTAATATGCTTTTCTCAGACTTGATGACAATTTTTCCCTGGCTGGGCTCATCATAGGGATTCGGATTGGCTTTGTTGGAGATTAGTAGGACACTTTAATcatatgaaataattattttcttacgTGGAAGGAGAGTATTAGGCAATTTGTGCGTAATTCCCACAGGGCAAGATTTTCTATAGACTATGAGCCTAGAAAGTTTTTATAGGTCTACCGATCTCACTTGTATTTTATTCTAAATTGCGATATGTTtggaccgaaaaaaaaaattgcaatatgcAATTTTGACTTAACAATAGTAGAAATAAGTTGGGTAGATTCAACTTTCTCCAATTTTACATGGGTCTCCAATGAAAAAATGGCAATATGATCATCATGCATCGCAAATATCATTAGTCTCGTAAGCAAAAATTTAATGGCAAGATTGCATGGAATTATAACATATAGTAAATTTGAGGCAATAGTGGGTTGAAACATCATTTAGGTAAATATGTTCAAGCAATTTGCTATTTTCTGTTATCTTAATCTTGACTATATagatatattctttcttttcttctcctcctttggAAGTGTCAAAATCCTTTTTATTTGGCAAGTGAAAATGCCAAGTGATTCCCTCAAAGAATATTGGTAAAGTCGCATTCATATTAGGATTGTGTTTACATTTTTCATTGGCTTGCGCTAAAGTTCattctctttctcattttccatCCCTTAGCGACCCTTGGTTTAAGTCTCGTCGGCCCCAAGTCGTCCTCTATCCAAAATGCAAAATTCAAGGAAGTGGAAATGATATTGCCAAGAAATTTCCTAGAACTGGTGCGTGGGATATTTATTCGGAAGGGAGGGAACGAGGAAATTCCCAAAAGGAACCTGGCCTTCATTTGGGTAGGAATCCAGTGGGGTTTTACCCCCACGAGGGACTTGCCCATCCAGCTGGGGGGCGAGGAACCCCTTAAGGGCCCTTGGCGGGCCTCCCCGTGGGGAGGGAATCTTTTTCCAGCCCCCTACCTAGCTGTACCCGAACTTTTTCGATGGTcagagccttttaaggacctgctcgGGTCCAGGGAGAAAAGAAACTTCGGTTCCGTGAGAATGTAGACGATCATTTTCGAATAGTGGCTCTAATTGCTGCCTTCCGCGGTTTACGCAAAAAAGAAGACGAAAGTTAAAAAGAAGCTCGACAAATAAATGGGCAATCGGGCAAGAATCTCTACTTTATTGACCTGACTGTGATAGTACGTGGTAGTTGGGGAATCTATCTTTGGTCTTTCGCTCCATTGCGTGAGTCATACTCCACGAGCAAAGTGATACACTGATGAGAGCTAGAGCATGGTTCCCGACGACCCAACAGCCGAGGACACCTAATTATTAGCCTAGCTTAGTTTTAACAGGCTATCTTGGATTAATAAACTTAGGTTTCAAGAAGTAAGTTAGACTAGGTTCTAGTTAATAAAAGCCTGATTATACTTAGAACTACATCCTAAATAATTGGCTAGAATAGCTTAAATTAGCTTCACCATCgtaaaataaatagaattaGGTTTAGAATTAGCATCTGGCCTCAAGCTTTCCCAAGGTTAAATAAGAAGACATTATATATTCTTTGCCCAACTTAACATCGTGTTTAACTTATGGGGATTCATGTCCCGAGAGTTAATAACGAGACCATGTTTATTTTTTGCTTGACTTGTATCAAGTTTTTCGTCTCCCATACTTTTTCTTGGATGCTTTCGATACTTGGTTGTATACTTTAAAAAGTCATTTCAATGGCCTATATGTTAATTTCCTTTCCAGAAGCTTGAgactagaacaattttttaggTGTCAAGTAAAACTCAGATGTCAATactaatgtagataattttttaatttataattttaatttattttcttcataggGCCAACAAGATTGTCGACCCCCCTCGTTAGGCATGGGGGAGGGTTCGTTGTTTCACAGAAATAATATTTACAATATACTAAAATCGAGATTAGGTGAAGCTTAAACATAAATGTGCCATATGATATCGAACTTCAACTCATTAGTACTCGGCTCAATAGTTTTACAAGTCCAATTGAGTTattctttttgtaaattatttatatgaaatttcaagCCTAGTCTATTTATATttcaacataataaaattgaatccAAGCGCAACTTTTGAatacttcaattttcttttccaattgagttcaagcaagaaattcaattctcaatcaagCTAAGCTCGAGTGAAGTTTCGAGCGATCAAACATGTGGGTCGAGCTTGACATTGCATCGGCTCGTCTCTATGTGATTATCCTTCTATCTCGAGGACTGGGCCTAGAACGCTAGCACTTAGACTTGATACCTCAAAGGTGGATTTGCGCGCGGGCTGGACCCGAGACCTCACAGCCAGATTTATAAACCCTGGTGGCAGCTTTCGTCTTCTGAGTCCTTGGCCGATTCTTCATCGTTCCAGATTCGTCGGTCGATCACGTCGATCTCGCCCTCCAAACCCTGAGAGCGCTTGTTTCTTTGAAGCGAGCGAGAGCCAGAGCCGGGGCATCGGGAAGAGATCCTCGACTTCGCTGCCGATCGGGGATGGCCAACCCCGGGTCAGAGGCCTCCGAGCATCTCCGAGAGCAAAGCCGACTCTGCTTCTGCTTTAAGCCCTTGATTTTCTTAGCAAGACTCTTAgcaagactctctctctctctctgttccgAAGCTTGGCATTCTAGAGAAGCACATGTACCATCAGCTATTCTAATGGGTGGTTCTTCGAATATGAAAAGGACTTACGATGTGTTCCTCAGTTTCAGAGGGACAGATGTCCGCCAAGGCTTCCTCAGTCATCTCTACGCGGCTCTGGACCAGAGAGGAATATACACTTTTGTGGATAGCGAGGAGCTTAGGAAAGGAGAGGAAATATCGCCGACGCTCATGAGGGCGATCGAGGAATCGTGCATCGCGATCATCGTTTTCTCTGAGGACTACGCCTCCTCGCCGTGGTGTTTGGAAGAGGCTGTGAAaatcatggagtgcaaggagcGAACGGGCCTGATTGTGTTCCCagtgttttacaaagtggaaccaaGAGAAataagaggaggaagagagagttaTGGGAGAGCTATGGCTAAGCATGAGTCCAAGTTCGGTAAGGATtcagagaaagtgaagagatggaaggaGGCTCTCTTTGAAGCCGGTAGCTTGTCTGGGTGGGACTTGAATGACAGGTGCGCACAATGTTACATGGTGTTTTGTGATTGTtagtttgtgattgtttgtTAGATATCAAATCGTATGctcttttttggatcttttaaTTGAAGATACAAAGTGGAGATAAATTAGACAGTAGCCACAAAATTCAAATAACTAAAGCTAGTAgattctttgaattgattcttGTTGTGTGGATAATGAGAATTATCAAACATAAATAGTGCGATTCATAGTGCCTGAGTCATTATTGTCTTCAGATTCAGGTTGTTTGTAATTTTCCTGCGTAGATGTTGGCGCAGGTTCACCCACTTTGCATCTTATTATTTGCTTATCttcttatgaaattttccttatcACGTTAGAGGTTGAATTCCTGCTATGGCTTTGAAATGCTAAAaagggtttttctttcttttgagtgCTTGTTAGAGATGAAGCAGATGTCATCCAATGCATCATAAAGGAATTATTGATTCATCTTGACCGAACACCCTTACATGTCGCTAAGTATCCAACCGGAATAGATTCCCAAGTTCAAAAACTGATACGGTTGTCACAGAAAGAGTcgattgatgatgatgatgttatgaTGATAGGTCTATGGGGACCTGGAGGCGTTGGAAGGACGGCAGTTGCCAAGGCCCTATATAATGCTATGATGAGACAATTTGCGGCTTGTAGTTTTTTGGAGCAagttagagaaaaatcaaaccgaaGCGATGGTCTTGTTACTTTACAAAAGGATCTTCTATCTCAGATCCTAGCTCATCCTATAACGGTCTACAGTGTCGCTGGAGGAATTAGTTTGATACGGGAAAGACTATGTTGCAAGAAGGTTCTCCTGTTTCTCAAATATATGCCTTAGCTGGAAGAAGCAATTGGTTTGGCCAAGGAAGTAGAATCATTGTTACGTCAAGGGATAAACATTTACTAACTTCTCATGCCAGAAATTGTGTGTATGAAGTTAAAACTTTACAAGACGACAAAGCACGAGACCTTTTTGGTCAGCACGCCTTTACAAATAGCAATGAAGTAGAAATAAGAGGGGATCTCATTGATGGAGCACTGCATTATGCCAATGGCCTTCCATTAGCCCTGGAAGTGTTGGGCTCATTCTTACGTGGAAGAAAGGAACCTGCATGGGAAAGTGCACTGCATAAACTCTCCAAAATTCCTGAACCAACTATCAATCAAG
Protein-coding regions in this window:
- the LOC120293191 gene encoding disease resistance protein RUN1-like isoform X1, producing MANPGSEASEHLREQSRLCFCFKPLIFLARLLARLSLSLCSEAWHSREAHVPSAILMGGSSNMKRTYDVFLSFRGTDVRQGFLSHLYAALDQRGIYTFVDSEELRKGEEISPTLMRAIEESCIAIIVFSEDYASSPWCLEEAVKIMECKERTGLIVFPVFYKVEPREIRGGRESYGRAMAKHESKFGKDSEKVKRWKEALFEAGSLSGWDLNDRDEADVIQCIIKELLIHLDRTPLHVAKYPTGIDSQVQKLIRLSQKESIDDDDVMMIGLWGPGGVGRTAVAKALYNAMMRQFAACSFLEQVREKSNRSDGLVTLQKDLLSQILAHPITVYSVAGGISLIRERLCCKKVLLFLKYMP
- the LOC120293191 gene encoding TMV resistance protein N-like isoform X2, whose protein sequence is MANPGSEASEHLREQSRLCFCFKPLIFLARLLARLSLSLCSEAWHSREAHVPSAILMGGSSNMKRTYDVFLSFRGTDVRQGFLSHLYAALDQRGIYTFVDSEELRKGEEISPTLMRAIEESCIAIIVFSEDYASSPWCLEEAVKIMECKERTGLIVFPVFYKVEPREIRGGRESYGRAMAKHESKFGKDSEKVKRWKEALFEAGSLSGWDLNDRSMGTWRRWKDGSCQGPI